TATTATTAATTCTGGCTACTTTCGGATTTGGTTTCATTGGATTTATTGATGATTATATAAAAATTGTTAAGAAGAGAAACCTTGGGTTAAAAGCTTATCAGAAGTTCGTGGCACAAGTAGTATTAGCCATTATTCTGGCTTTATATCAGTCAAACACTTCAATAGTAGAGACTAAGGTTATAATACCATTTTTAAATAATCAATATTTAGACCTAGGGATATTATATATACCATTTATAGTTTTTGTAGTAGTTGGTACAGTAAATAGTGTTAATTTAACTGATGGTCTTGACGGTTTAGCGTCAGGGGTTTCAATAATAGTATTTTCATTCTTTAGCTTAGTTGCTATAAATTGGGGAATGAATAGTATTGCAATATTTTCATCATCACTAATTGGAGCTTGTTTGGGCTTCCTTATTCATAATGCACACCCTGCAAAAGTATTTATGGGTGATACAGGTTCACTTGCATTAGGCGGAGCTATATCAGCAATTGCAATTTTAATGAATTTATCACTACTGCTTCCAATAGTAGGGGGAATTTTCTTTATTGAAACATTATCTGTCATAATACAAGTATTATCTTTTAAGTTAACAGGTAAGAGGGTTTTTCTTATGTCACCTTTGCACCATCATTTTGAACAGAAAGGATGGAAGGAGACTAAAATAGTTGGAATGTTTTGGTTTATAACTGCTATTCTATGTATTATTGGAGTAATTAGTTTAAATTAATGAAAGAAAGGTGTTCTTATGAACCTAATTAACAAAAAAGTTTTAGTATTTGGATTAGGAATTACTGGTGTGTCAACTATTAAGGCACTGCATAAACTAGGTGCAAAGATTTCGGTTTGTGATACTAAAACTGAATCAGAGTTAAATAAAATATTGATAGGGCTTAAAGATATACCTATGGAATTACATTTAGGTAGTGATGATTTTGACTTAAATGAGATAGACTTGGTTATTAAAAGTCCTGGTATACCGCCTAGTTCAAAATTGATTAAAAAAGCTATTCATGACAATGTTGAAGTTATTACTGATTTAGAACTTGCTTACAGAATTTCTTCAACAGAGAATATTATTGCAATAACTGGAACAAATGGTAAGACAACATGTACGGTTTTGACTGGTGAGATATTTAAAAAAGCAGATTTTAAAACACATGTAGTGGGAAATATTGGAGTAGGTATATTAGATGAAATAATATTTACAGGTGAAGAAGACGTATTTATAATAGAAGCTAGTAGTTTTCAATTGGAAAACACATCAGTATTCAAACCAAAGGTTGGACTTATAACAAATATAACTCCAGATCACCTAGATTGGCATGGAACGTATGAAGAATACATAAATGCTAAATTTAAAATCTTTAGGAACCAGGGAACAAAGGACTACATGATTTTAAACTATGATGATAAGAGACTAAGAGACATGAAGGATGAAATCAAAAGTAAGATTATTTGGTTTAGTATTCAAGAAAAACTGAGCAAAGGAATTTATATTGAAGATGAATATATAATAATAAATGATGGACTAAATGAGATAAAACTAATAAAAGCAGATGAATTGAAAATACTTGGTAAGCATAATTTAGAGAACGCATTAGGTTGTATAGGTATTGCCTTAGCAATGAAAGTAGATTTAAATATTCTAAAAGATGTTCTTAGGACTTTTAAAGGGGTTGAGCACAGGCTTGAATTTGTTACAAAAAAAAGAGAGATTTACTTTTATAATGATTCAAAAGGAACAAACCCTGATGCTAGTATAAAGGCTATTGAAGCAGTAAAATCTCCTATTATTTTAATAGCTGGGGGCTATGATAAGGGTACTGAATTTGATAGTTTCATTAAGGAATTTAAGGATAAGGTTAAAGCACTTATTCTATTAGGAGATACAAAAGATAAATTGAAAAAGGCTGCTTTAAATAACAATTATACTTCAATTTATGAAGTGAATTCTATTAAAGAAGCAGTGGATCTTTCTTATGAACTTGGTAATGAAGGAGACAATGTATTATTATCACCTGCATGTGCAAGTTGGGATATGTATAGAAATTACGAAGAAAGAGGCAATGATTTTAAAAATCATGTTTTAACCTTAATGGAGTGATTTTATGAATAAAGATAAAAAAGTTGTTAAGAGGAAATCAGCAGATTTCATTTTATTAATTGCTACTATTTCACTTGTATTTGTTGGGATAGTAATGGTTTTTAGTTCAAGTTGGCCAGAAGCTATGGTTGAATTTAATGATGGTTATCATTTTTTAAAAAAACAGCTTACATCAGCTACTCTAGGATTTATTGCCTTACTTTTTACAATGAATATAGATTATCGGTTATTTAAAAAATTTGCTGTACCAATATATGTTTTATCACTTTTGTCAGGTTTATTATTATTTACACCTCTAGGTGTAGAGCTGAAAGGTGCAACTCGTTGGATAAATTTAGGTTTTACTACATTTATGCCTTCTGATGCAATAAAGGTTGGCTCAATAATTTTTTTCGCTTCCTTTTTAGCAAATAAGAAGGATAAAGTGGGTACTTTAGTTCAAGGAACAATTCCAGCACTGATTTACATAGGATTATCTTGTGGATTAATATTCCTCCAACCTGATTTAGGTACTACTGTTACATTAGCAGCTACATTAATGGCAATGTTTTTCGTTGCAGGTATGAAAATATCGCATTTATCTGCCATGATTATAGGGGCTGCAGCTTTTTTATTTTACGCAATAGCAGGTGAAGGAAATGAATATAGAATGAGCCGTTGGACTACATTCTTAGACCCTTTTGCTGATAAATTAGGAGATGGATGGCAAGTAGTACAATCTCTATATGCACTGGGTTCAGGAGGATTATTTGGGTTAGGCTTAGGTAAAAGTAGACAGAAGTTTTTCTATATTCCAGAAGCATATAATGACTTTATATTCTCAATAATAGGTGAGGAATTAGGTTTATTTGGTACATTATTAGTGTTGTTTTTATTTCTAATACTGATCTGGAGAGGTGTAATTATTGCATTAAAAACAGATGATTTATTTGGATGTTATTTAGCATCGGGTATAACTGCATTAATAACGATTCAATCTCTTATTAATATAGCTGTAGTAACTTCATCTATACCAACGACAGGAATTACCCTGCCATTTATAAGCTATGGAGGAACTTCATTATTATTTTATATGGCATCAGTTGGAATATTACTTAACATCTCTAGACATGCAAAATTAGATAGGAGTTGAAACTATGAAATATTTGATTACTGGAGGGGGCACTGGTGGGCATATTTATCCTGCCTTAGCCATCGCTAGTGAAATTAAGAGATCTAATCCAAATGCGGATATTCTATATATTGGTACTAAAAGTGGACTAGAAGCAGAGTTAGTACCAAAAGCTGGATTTGAGTTTAAGGCTATTAGGGTTAAAGGAATGCCTAGACGATTAAATAAGTCATCTTTAATAGCCTTAAGAGAGTTGATGTATGGGCTTAGTGACTCGAAAAAATTAATAAGGGAATATAAGCCAGATATAGTCATTGGTACAGGTGGTTATGTAAGTGGTCCGGTTGTATATATGGCTAAGAAATTAAAGGTTCCTGCATTAATCCATGAACAAAATGTTTATCCGGGAATAACAAATAAAATCCTTTCAAGATTCGTAGATAAGATTGCAGTTACCTTTGATGATGCAAAACAATATTTCAAACATCCGGAAAAGGTAGTTAATACTGGTAATCCAATTAGAGGTGAAATATTAAAAGTTAATAAAAAAAATGCTTATGATAAATTGAAAATAAATCCTGAGAAACCATTCATTCTGTCATTTGGTGGCAGTGGAGGCCAAAAAAAATTAAATGAATGTTTCTATGAATTGATAAAAGGTTATAAAGATGTAGATAATTACCAATTAATACATGTTACAGGTGCCAGATTTTATGATGATTTTATGAAAAAATTATGCGATGATGGAATTATAATAAATTCTAATATAAGAGTCTTACCTTATTTTTATGAAATGCCAGATGCATTAAATATAGCAGATTTAATAGTTACTAGCGCAGGTGCGATTACACTTGCTGAAATATCAGCCGTTGGAGTACCAAGCATTCTTATTCCAAAGGCTTATACAGCAGAAAATCACCAAGAATTCAATGCAAGAACATTTCAAGAAAAAGGTGCTAGTGTAATGATTCTTGAAAAAGATTTGAGTTATATAAAATTAAGGAATATAATAGATGAATTGATTAATAATAAGCAAGAATTAAGAAATATGTCGTTAAATAGCAAAAAGATGGGTAAAATCAATGCAGCAAGATTAATTGTGGCTGAAGTTGATAGTCTACTTAAAAAAAAGTAACCCCTAAAATTCCATTGCATAGTATATTGATATAGTGCAATGGAGGTGGGTGAATGGAAAAGTATATTATTAATGGAGGGTATAAATTATCTGGAGAAATTAGTATTCAAGGTGCAAAGAACTCTGTACTACCCATATTAGCAGCTACTGTTATATCAGGAGGAACAAGTATTGTCTCAAACATTCCAAAATTAAGGGATGTTGATATGATGGTTAAAATACTATCTTCATTAGGAGCTGATGTATCTCTTGAAGGTGATGTACTTGTAATTAATTCTTCCCAAATAAATAAAATTGAAGTACCCGAAGAATTAGTAAGAGAGATGAGATCATCCATAATAATTATGGGAGCAATGCTAGCTAGATTTGGAGAGGTAAAAATAGCTTTTCCAGGAGGATGTGAAATAGGGCCAAGGCCTATAGATTTACATCTAAAGTCCTTAAGACAAATGGGAGCAGTTATAGAAGAGGCTCATGGTTTTTTAGATTGCAAGACAACAGGATTAAAAGGTTGTGAAATTCAACTGGATTACCCATCTGTTGGAGCAACTGAAAATATAATGTTAGCTGCAGTAACTGCTGAGGGAGTTACAACTATACGTAACGCTGCAAGAGAACCAGAGATAATAGATTTACAGCACTATTTAAATGAGGCAGGGGCAAGGGTTGTAGGAGCAGGAACTAGTATAATAACAATAGAGGGTGTAGAGTCATTAAATGATTGTAATCATAGAATAATCCCTGATAGAATCGTTGCAGGTACGTATATGACTGCTGCAGCAATTACAAAAGGTGAAATTATAGTAAAAGATATTATTACTGACCATTTATTAAGTATTATAGCAAAATTAAGAGAAGCTGGTGCTATAATATATGCTAATGGCAGCGCTTTAAAAGTTATAGGACCAAATAAATTATATGCACTTGAAATGCTTCAAACGTTACCATATCCTGGATTTCCTACAGATATGCAAGCTCAGTTAATGGCACTTCTAACAATAGCTAATGGTACCAGTATAGTAAACGAAACTATATTTGAAAATAGATTTAAGCATGCAGAGGAATTAACAAGAATGGGTGCAAGTATAAAAACATTTGGTAAGGTTGCTGTGGTTAAAGGAGTAAAAGAATTAACGGGTGCTAAAGTATCCGCTAAGGATTTAAGAGGAGGAGCTGCACTGGTATTGGCTGGTTTAGTAGCACAAGGCACAACTGAAATAGAAAACATCTATCATATAAACAGAGGTTATGAAAGTATGGAGGAAAACCTTAATAAACTAGGCGCAAATATAAAAACTATTAAATAGCAGCTTTTGCTGCTATAGGAAAATTGGACAACTATTGAGGTGATATTGTGAAAAAAACCACAAGGGTTGAGAGGAAAAAAAGACGCAAAAGAATTTTTTTTAGGCTGATATTACTAAGTACTTTGATGTCTATTGCGGTCATATTTGCTTTTAATTCTGATTTTTTTTATATCGATTATATATTTGTAGAAGGAAATAAAAGTATTGTATACGATCAAATAGTCAACTCATCAATGATTGATAAGGGTGAAAATATATTTAGGATAAAAATTAAAGATTCAGAAGATGAGATAAAGAAAATGCCTTATATCAAAGAGGCACATGTAAAAAGAAAGATACCTAATAAAATATACATAACTGTGGAAGAAAGAGAGGTAGCTTATCAATTTAAAGTGTTATCTAGTTACATTTTATTGGATAAGGATGGATATGTACTAGAATTGACAGATGAACAAGTAGAAAATGTTCCAATATTTAACGGTTTTGACATATCAGATATAAAAGTAGGTGAAAGTATCTTAACCAATACAGCAAATGAAGCTCTAACTGTATTCTTTAATGATGATACTGTACTTAATACAATTAGTAAAATGTCGATAATAACATATGATGAATTAGAAAATGATGTAAATATTGATTTAATTAATGGTATAGGTGTTGCCTTTGGGTCCTTAGATAATGTAAAATATAAGATGAAGCTATTAGATAAAATATTAGTGGATATTGAAAAAAAACAAATACAGTGTAAAATGATTATAATGAATAAAGGAGAAAATCCTATATTGGTAACAGATAATTAATGGGAGGGATAAAATGAAAAAGACTCGTAATATGATGGCTTTAATACTTGTTTCTATATTTTTAGGATTAATTTTATCCATCCAGTTTAAAACGATTAATAAATCTATAGGCGAAGGTGTTTTACCTACTCAAAGAGCACAACAATTAGCTGTAGAGTTAAAAAAGGCTCAGCAGGAAAAAGAAGCCCAAACCAACAGAATTGAGGAACTGGAAAATAAAATCGAGCAGTATGAAAAGGGTGGGGTTGAAAATAATGTATATGCAGAAAACCTTTATAAAGATACTATGAAATATAGAGCATTAGCTGGTTATACAGATTTAGTAGGTGCAGGGATAGTGCTAGAAATACATGATCCTCCAGTAGATGTTCAATTTGGAGAAGGTTATAGCATTGTAGATGAGTTAGACTTGATTCTGCAAGTTATAAGTGTTCTGAATGCAGCTGAAGCAGAAGCTATATCAATAAATGATCAGCGATATACTGGTTTTACTGAAATAGTCAGAGCTGGTAATCATATTGAAATCAATGGTGTTTCTAATAGTTCTCCTATTACAATAAAAGCAATAGGAAATCCAGATACATTGGAATCAGCTTTGGCAATAAAAAGAGGAATAGTTTGGCAACTTAGAAATTATGATTATATAGTACATCTAACCCAAGATACTAATATAACCATACCTAAATATAGAAAAGTAAAAGAATTTATATATGCTAGCCCTGTAGAAGAAACTATGAATTGATTGGAGGAGTTTATATGAAAAAAAATAATCCAAAAATCATTTTAACAGTGTTTAGCATTCTAGTGGGTATATTAATAGCTACTCAGATGAAATTAAAAGTAGAATCAATAGCACCAGTAACAATTAAGTCTATACAGGATACAAAAAGTGAAGTTAATAATATTAATAACGAAATTTTAGAGTTAGACGAAATTATAAAACGAAAAGAGCAGGAACTTGAGATATTAGAAAATATTTCCAAGGGTGATCAAAATATTGTTGATATTTTATATGAAGATTTGGAAATTAATATGGCTAACTCAGGGCGAACAAGTTTAGAGGGACCAGGCATAAGAATTACAATGTATGACAATATGGATAGTGAGATAATTGGTTTTGATATAAATGATGATGTTATACATGATGTAGATATATTAAATATATTAAACGATTTAAAAATAGCTGGTGCAGAAGCTATTAGCATCAATGACCAAAGGGTAGTTTCCACATCTGAGATAAAATGTGGAGGACCGATTATAAAAATCAATGGAAGGAGTATAGGAACTCCTTTTGTAATAAAAGCAATAGGTGATCCGATGGTTTTAATGGCATCTGTTAATGCACCTGGAACGTATGGAGATACTCTTAGGTCAGTATTTTCCATAGGTTTTGAACCAGAAGTACAAGATAAGGTAGTAATCCCTGCATATAAAGGGAGTTTTAGTTATAAATATGCAAAACCAGTAGGAGAGGGTGAGTAAATGTTTTTTGCACTTATAGGAATATTAATTGGAGCTGTTATAGGATTTTTATTACCCTATACTTACAATACCGCATATTCATTATACATTTCAGTAGCTATACTAGCATGTCTGGATTCTGTTTTTGGTGGTATTAGAGCAAATCTAGAAGATAACTTTAGTATACAAATATTTTTATCTGGATTTTTTGGAAATGCCATACTAGCTGCATTTTTAGCTTACATTGGAGACCGTCTAGGAGTTCCGCTGTACTATGCAGCAATTTTTACTTTTGGTGGTCGACTTTTTGACAATTTTGGCGCAATAAGACGAATTTGGCTAAGGAAAAGAAAATCCGTTTGATATATTAAATCACACACAAATTGATAAGGGGGAATAATTAATGTTCGATTTTGATATTGATGTTGATCAATTCGCTAAAATTAAAGTAATAGGTGTAGGCGGTGGAGGAAATAATGCAGTTAATCGTATGGTAGAGTGTGGTGTTAGAGGAATTGAATTTGTTGCACTCAATACAGATAGACAAGCACTATATTCTTCTAGAGCTGAAACTAAGATACAAATAGGTGAAAAAATTACTAAGGGTTTAGGCGCAGGTGCCAACCCTGAAATAGGTGGTAAAGCCGCTGAAGAAAATAGAAACGACATTATGGAGTCTTTAAAAGGTGCAGATATGATTTTTATAACGGCAGGTATGGGTGGAGGAACCGGTACAGGTGCAGCACCTGTTGTAGCTGAAATAGCAAAAGAACTTGGAATTCTAACTGTAGGTGTCGTAACTAAACCATTTACATTTGAAGGTAAAAAGAGACAAGTTCAAGCTGAAAAAGGCGTTGAAGAATTAAAAAGCAAAGTTGATACATTGGTAACTATACCTAATGATAGATTGTTACAAATTGCAGATAAGAAGACTACTATGTCTCAGGCATTTATGATGGCTGATGAAGTTCTACAGCAAGGTATTCAAGGTATCTCTGATTTAATATCAGTTCCAAATCTAATAAATTTGGATTTTGCAGATGTTAAAACCATAATGTCAGCAAAAGGAATTGCTCATATGGGTATAGGATATGCCTCAGGGGATAATAGAGCAACAGATGCGGCTAAGCTTGCAATAAAGAGTCCATTACTTGAAACTTCCATTGAAGGTGCTAAGTCTGTTCTTTTAAATATAACAGGTGGATCTGATTTAGGAATATTTGAAGTTAATGAAGCTGCTGATTTAATAAGACAAGCAGTTGATCAGGATGCCAATATTATATTTGGTGCTGGTATTGATGAGAGCCTTGGTGAAGCAATTAAAATTACTGTAATTGCAACTGGTTTTGAAGAAAGACCAGAATCAGCTAATAAACAAAGCAAGTTAAATTCTGAATCTACTAAGAAAGAATCTAAAGATACTAATTCTAGCAGTGTACATATAGATGATACTGAAGAAGATTTAGATATTCCTATATTCTTAAGAAGAAGAGAGAGAAAATAATTTTATTTAGTTTTAATGTTGAAAAACGTATCTTAATGTTGAGATACGTTTTTTTTTTATGTATTAAACTGACATATTTCTCATATATATTATTTTATAATGAGGTTAAAGATTTACCTCTATTACTTAAATGAGATTGAACACTCGTATTTAAATACATGCTAAGTTTGATTATTAGAAGAGGCAGGAGAAGTAATTGTATATTGTACTAGAGTATTTGCTAATAGAAAACTTTATTATCAATTTTTTAATTCTTTATCTTACAAAAATACTAGTTAGGTCTAATGTTAGATACAGAAGGATTATTATAGGAGCAGCTATATCATCATTATATTCCCTTGTGTTTTTTTCCCCAAAGACACTATTTCTAACTTTACCTTTGCCTAAATTGATACTATCCGCACTACTAATAAGAATAACTTTTAAGTATATAAATTTTAAATTCTTTCTTAAAGAACTAATAGCATTCTACATAATATCATTTATCTTTGCTGGTGCTACTCTAGGTATATTCTACTCATCAAAAAGCAACACGAAAATATGGGATATGGGAATAGATATTTTAAATGGATTTCCAGTTAAGTACCTAATAATAGGAGTCTTGATAAGTCTTATAGGGGGCAAATTGATTTTTAAGTACTATCATCAGAAGGTTCTTAAGGAAAATTATATTATAGATCTAACTATAAGCTATAATGAACAGAATATTAAGCTAAGAGCACTTTTAGATACTGGAAATTCGTTAGTAGTACCTTTTACTAACAAACAAGTAGTAGTGGTGGAATATGAAAAACTAAAGGAAGTATTGCCTTCCAAGATGGAGGAATTAATTAGAGCAAATTGGGAGTGTAATTATAAGCTCATTGAAGAATTATTAAAAGATTTACAGGAACAAATAAATTTAACCTTAATCCCATTCAATTCAATAGGTAAAAGCGGTATGTTATTTGGATTTAAGCCTGACTATCTAATGTTTAATTACTTGGGGAATGAATATATAAAAAAGGATATTATAGTTGGCATCTTTTCAGGAACTTTGGAAAAAGAAATGGGATATAGTGGTCTTTTGCATTATGAATTAATAAATGGAGGAGTTGAGCATGAATATATTAAAGTACAAAATTAAACTTATAATTTATAAGTTGTTAAGGAAATTTAATCTGCTTGAAAGAATAGATTACATAGGCACAGGAGAATCACTTCCTCCACCTTTAAAACCAGATGAGGAACTTTTTTACTTAGAAAACCTAAGAAATGATGAATCTATTAAAGGTATATTAATTGAAAGAAACCTTAGATTAGTTGTTTATATAGCAAGAAAATTTGAGAATACTAAAGTTTCAATTGAAGACTTAATTTCCATAGGTACTATTGGTCTTATAAAGGCAGTTAATACATTTGATCCAGATAAAAAAATTAAATTAGCAACATATGCGTCAAAATGTATTGAAAATGAGATTTTAATGTATCTAAGAAAGACTAGTAAAATTAAGAATGAAGTATCTTTTGACGAACCATTAAATACTGATTGGGATGGGAATGAATTATTGTTATCAGATATATTAGGAACAGATGGTGACATAATTTTTAAATATTTAGAGGAGGAAGTAGATAAAACATTGCTATCAGAGGCTATTGAAAAACTTTCAAATAGGGAAAAAACTATAGTAGAACTACGATTTGGACTGTCAAGTGGTATGGAAAAGACTCAAAAAGAGGTAGCTGACTTATTAGGCATTTCCCAATCATATATATCTCGATTAGAAAAAAGAATTATTAAAAGATTGCGTAAGGAAATGGGTAGACTTTTATAATTAATAAAGATTTTATTTTACTAAAGCTTCGTTTGAAGCTTTTAATTTTTTTGGACAAAGTAACCATAGTATAAAAATACATGTGAGGGAAATAATTTTAATGAAAGGGGAAGTCATACATGAAAGGATGAATAGTATGCATATATCTAAGGTCGAGATCTGTGGTGTAAACACAGCTAAATTACCTGTACTTACAAATGAGGAAATGCAAAAATTATTTGTTAAGATAAAAGCCGGAGATTTAATGGCTAGAGAAACGTTTATAAAAGGTAATCTAAGACTAGTTTTAAGTATTATTCAAAGATTTAATCGAAGAGGAGAACCAGTAGATGATTTATTTCAGGTCGGATGTATTGGTTTAATAAAAGCTATAGATAATTTTGATTTAAGCCAGAATGTTAGGTTTTCAACATATGCTGTCCCTATGATAATCGGGGAAATCAGAAGATATTTAAGAGATAATAATTCTATTAGAGTAAGTAGGTCCCTTAGAGATATTGCATATAAAGCTCTACAAGCACGTGACCAATTAGTTCACAAAAATTCGAAGGAGCCGACTGTCAACGAAATAGCAGAAATATTAGGTTTACCAAAAGAAGATGTAGTATTTGCTTTAGAGGCTATACAGGAACCTATTTCTTTATTCGAACCAATTTACCATGATAGCGGAGATGCAATATTTGTTGTTGATCAGGTTAAGGATGAGAAAGAAGAGGATGATTTATGGTTGAGAGATATAACCTTAAAGGAAGCAATGGGGAAATTAAATACTAGAGAAAAAGAAATCTTGAACTTAAGATTTTTTGAAGGCAAAACTCAGATGGAGGTTGCTGATGAAATAGGAATCTCACAAGCTCAGGTTTCAAGACTTGAAAAGAATGCTTTGAGACAAATGAGAAAATACGTATAGATATTTTCTACCAAATTAATGTAATATTTTTGAATATATTTTATATATCTATAATGAGGTTAAAGATGTCCTCATCTTTAACCTCTGATTAAACAAATACATTAACGAGGTGGGATTATGTTAAAATTATCTGATATAAGAGAAAAAGAAGTAATAAATATTTACAATGGACAAAGACTAGGATATGTATCTGATTTTGAGATTGATTTAGATAAAGGTATAGTTACAGGAATAATATTACCTGGGGAGAATAAGGTGATGAGCTTCTTTTCTAAAACTAATGATATATTTGTTGATTGGAAAAAAATAATTAAGATTGGCAGCGATATAATCCTTGTAAACTTAAAGGATGAATAACATTAGACATTGTTATTTTGATATATTATAATTAAATATATCATAGGAGGGGAGATTTATGAAATGTCCATTTTGTGAAAACCTAGAATCAAAGGTGGTGGATTCAAGACCAACTGATGAAGGACAAGCTATTAGAAGAAGAAGAGAGTGTATTAATTGTGGAAAGAGATTTACTACATATGAGAAAGTAGAAGAAATTCCAATTATTATAGTCAAAAGAGATGGAAATAGGCAAACTTATAATAGAAATAAGTTATTGAATGGAATCTTAAAGTCCTGTGAAAAAAGACCTGTTTCTATGGATACTATAGAGAACATAGTAGATGATATTGAAAAAAACTTATACAATTCCCTCCAAAAAGAAATCACTTCTATTGAAATTGGAGAAATGGTTATGAACAAACTTAAAAATATAGATGAAGTTGCATATGTTAGATTTGCATCTGTTTATAGACAATTTAAGGATGTTAATTCTTTTATGGAGGAGCTAAAAAAAATATTGGATGAAGGCAGAACAAATTAATCTAAGCGCAATAATATTTGCTTAATATGCAGATATAATTGCGCTTTTTTAATATTTTTGTTAACAATCCACAACATTTTCGTCGCGTATTATGAGTATAGTATACTGCAGAGCTTTGACATGATTGGTATATAGTATTATTATACTTAGTGAAATACAAAACATAATAGCATTGAAAATAGTTATGATGCTGCTACTAAGAAATAGTATGATATTTAAGGAGGCTTTAAGATGATTTTTCCTAGACTTCTCATTAATACAAAGAAAATAAAGCAGAATACTGAAACTTTAGTAAAATTAACAAAAGATCATGGTATAGAAGTTGCTGGAGTAACAAAGGCATTTTGTGCAAATAATGATGTTGTACAAGCTATGGTGGATGGGGGGATAAAATTCTTAGCTGATTCACGTATAGAAAAT
The DNA window shown above is from Tissierella sp. Yu-01 and carries:
- the mraY gene encoding phospho-N-acetylmuramoyl-pentapeptide-transferase, translated to MDYFHIIRTIVIAFIISLLLGPIIIPMLRKLKIGQSIREEGPQSHMSKSGTPTMGGIIIFLALLITVATSGIMSNDLILLILATFGFGFIGFIDDYIKIVKKRNLGLKAYQKFVAQVVLAIILALYQSNTSIVETKVIIPFLNNQYLDLGILYIPFIVFVVVGTVNSVNLTDGLDGLASGVSIIVFSFFSLVAINWGMNSIAIFSSSLIGACLGFLIHNAHPAKVFMGDTGSLALGGAISAIAILMNLSLLLPIVGGIFFIETLSVIIQVLSFKLTGKRVFLMSPLHHHFEQKGWKETKIVGMFWFITAILCIIGVISLN
- the murD gene encoding UDP-N-acetylmuramoyl-L-alanine--D-glutamate ligase, whose translation is MNLINKKVLVFGLGITGVSTIKALHKLGAKISVCDTKTESELNKILIGLKDIPMELHLGSDDFDLNEIDLVIKSPGIPPSSKLIKKAIHDNVEVITDLELAYRISSTENIIAITGTNGKTTCTVLTGEIFKKADFKTHVVGNIGVGILDEIIFTGEEDVFIIEASSFQLENTSVFKPKVGLITNITPDHLDWHGTYEEYINAKFKIFRNQGTKDYMILNYDDKRLRDMKDEIKSKIIWFSIQEKLSKGIYIEDEYIIINDGLNEIKLIKADELKILGKHNLENALGCIGIALAMKVDLNILKDVLRTFKGVEHRLEFVTKKREIYFYNDSKGTNPDASIKAIEAVKSPIILIAGGYDKGTEFDSFIKEFKDKVKALILLGDTKDKLKKAALNNNYTSIYEVNSIKEAVDLSYELGNEGDNVLLSPACASWDMYRNYEERGNDFKNHVLTLME
- the ftsW gene encoding putative lipid II flippase FtsW — its product is MNKDKKVVKRKSADFILLIATISLVFVGIVMVFSSSWPEAMVEFNDGYHFLKKQLTSATLGFIALLFTMNIDYRLFKKFAVPIYVLSLLSGLLLFTPLGVELKGATRWINLGFTTFMPSDAIKVGSIIFFASFLANKKDKVGTLVQGTIPALIYIGLSCGLIFLQPDLGTTVTLAATLMAMFFVAGMKISHLSAMIIGAAAFLFYAIAGEGNEYRMSRWTTFLDPFADKLGDGWQVVQSLYALGSGGLFGLGLGKSRQKFFYIPEAYNDFIFSIIGEELGLFGTLLVLFLFLILIWRGVIIALKTDDLFGCYLASGITALITIQSLINIAVVTSSIPTTGITLPFISYGGTSLLFYMASVGILLNISRHAKLDRS
- the murG gene encoding undecaprenyldiphospho-muramoylpentapeptide beta-N-acetylglucosaminyltransferase, which gives rise to MKYLITGGGTGGHIYPALAIASEIKRSNPNADILYIGTKSGLEAELVPKAGFEFKAIRVKGMPRRLNKSSLIALRELMYGLSDSKKLIREYKPDIVIGTGGYVSGPVVYMAKKLKVPALIHEQNVYPGITNKILSRFVDKIAVTFDDAKQYFKHPEKVVNTGNPIRGEILKVNKKNAYDKLKINPEKPFILSFGGSGGQKKLNECFYELIKGYKDVDNYQLIHVTGARFYDDFMKKLCDDGIIINSNIRVLPYFYEMPDALNIADLIVTSAGAITLAEISAVGVPSILIPKAYTAENHQEFNARTFQEKGASVMILEKDLSYIKLRNIIDELINNKQELRNMSLNSKKMGKINAARLIVAEVDSLLKKK
- the murA gene encoding UDP-N-acetylglucosamine 1-carboxyvinyltransferase, with the protein product MEKYIINGGYKLSGEISIQGAKNSVLPILAATVISGGTSIVSNIPKLRDVDMMVKILSSLGADVSLEGDVLVINSSQINKIEVPEELVREMRSSIIIMGAMLARFGEVKIAFPGGCEIGPRPIDLHLKSLRQMGAVIEEAHGFLDCKTTGLKGCEIQLDYPSVGATENIMLAAVTAEGVTTIRNAAREPEIIDLQHYLNEAGARVVGAGTSIITIEGVESLNDCNHRIIPDRIVAGTYMTAAAITKGEIIVKDIITDHLLSIIAKLREAGAIIYANGSALKVIGPNKLYALEMLQTLPYPGFPTDMQAQLMALLTIANGTSIVNETIFENRFKHAEELTRMGASIKTFGKVAVVKGVKELTGAKVSAKDLRGGAALVLAGLVAQGTTEIENIYHINRGYESMEENLNKLGANIKTIK
- a CDS encoding FtsQ-type POTRA domain-containing protein translates to MKKTTRVERKKRRKRIFFRLILLSTLMSIAVIFAFNSDFFYIDYIFVEGNKSIVYDQIVNSSMIDKGENIFRIKIKDSEDEIKKMPYIKEAHVKRKIPNKIYITVEEREVAYQFKVLSSYILLDKDGYVLELTDEQVENVPIFNGFDISDIKVGESILTNTANEALTVFFNDDTVLNTISKMSIITYDELENDVNIDLINGIGVAFGSLDNVKYKMKLLDKILVDIEKKQIQCKMIIMNKGENPILVTDN